Proteins from one Gibbsiella quercinecans genomic window:
- a CDS encoding CoA-acylating methylmalonate-semialdehyde dehydrogenase gives METVGNFINGKICLSSSNETLPVTNPATGKTIRLVTQSSEQEMQQAIGYAHQAFPAWSKTTPLRRARILFQFKALLEQHRDALAELIVSEHGKVYSDAQGEITRGLEVVEFACGIPHLIKGEYSANVGSGVDSFSLMQPLGVVAGITPFNFPAMVPMWMFPIALACGNTFVLKPPAPVPSAAIRLAELLKEAGLPDGVFNVVHCGNEAASLLTRDPRIQAVSFVGSSGVAEHIYKTASAHGKRVQAFGAAKNHAIVMPDADLDATVNAIMGGAFGSAGERCMALPIVVAVGDDTADKLIARLKPLITALRIGPGDLRGEQENEMGPVVSRAHQQKVVGYIDKGVSEGATLVIDGRDYQVDGHPQGFFVGGTLFDHVTPAMTIYREEIFGPVLGIVRVADYETAISTVNGHEFGNGSTIFTSNGHCAREFVQAVEAGMVGVNIPVPVPMAFHSFGGWKRSVFGALNVHGPDGVRFYTRMKTATVRWPSGQQTVSEFSMPTLG, from the coding sequence ATGGAAACAGTCGGTAATTTTATCAATGGCAAAATCTGCCTGAGCAGCAGCAATGAAACGTTGCCCGTGACCAACCCGGCCACGGGAAAAACGATCAGGCTGGTGACTCAAAGCAGTGAACAAGAAATGCAACAGGCCATCGGCTATGCGCACCAGGCTTTTCCTGCCTGGAGTAAAACCACCCCGCTACGCCGGGCGCGCATTCTGTTTCAATTCAAGGCGCTGCTGGAACAGCATCGCGATGCTCTGGCGGAGCTGATCGTCAGCGAACATGGCAAGGTGTACTCTGACGCACAGGGTGAAATCACGCGCGGCCTGGAAGTGGTAGAATTTGCCTGTGGCATCCCACATCTGATCAAAGGTGAGTATTCCGCCAATGTGGGTTCAGGCGTAGACAGCTTCTCATTAATGCAGCCGCTCGGCGTGGTTGCAGGCATTACGCCATTTAACTTCCCGGCGATGGTGCCCATGTGGATGTTCCCCATCGCGCTGGCCTGCGGCAATACCTTTGTGCTCAAGCCGCCTGCGCCAGTGCCCTCTGCGGCGATACGCCTTGCAGAATTGCTGAAGGAAGCGGGGTTACCCGATGGCGTATTCAACGTGGTGCATTGCGGCAATGAAGCGGCCAGCCTGCTGACGCGCGATCCACGGATCCAGGCGGTCAGCTTCGTTGGCTCCTCCGGCGTGGCGGAACACATCTATAAGACGGCAAGCGCCCATGGGAAACGCGTTCAGGCTTTTGGCGCAGCCAAAAATCACGCTATCGTCATGCCGGACGCCGATCTGGACGCCACGGTCAATGCCATCATGGGAGGCGCCTTTGGCTCAGCGGGTGAGCGCTGTATGGCGCTGCCGATTGTCGTGGCCGTCGGCGACGATACCGCCGATAAGCTGATCGCCAGGCTGAAACCGCTCATCACCGCACTGCGTATCGGCCCCGGCGATCTGCGTGGTGAGCAGGAAAACGAAATGGGCCCCGTGGTTTCCCGTGCGCATCAGCAAAAAGTCGTGGGATATATCGACAAAGGGGTAAGTGAAGGCGCGACTCTGGTGATTGATGGTCGGGATTATCAGGTGGATGGTCACCCACAAGGGTTCTTTGTCGGCGGCACGCTGTTCGATCACGTCACGCCCGCCATGACCATTTATCGAGAAGAAATTTTTGGCCCGGTGTTAGGGATTGTGCGGGTAGCCGATTATGAAACCGCCATCAGCACCGTCAACGGCCATGAATTTGGCAACGGCAGCACCATTTTCACCAGCAACGGCCACTGTGCGCGGGAATTCGTGCAGGCCGTCGAAGCCGGTATGGTTGGCGTGAATATCCCGGTGCCGGTGCCAATGGCCTTCCATTCCTTTGGCGGCTGGAAGCGCTCCGTCTTCGGCGCGTTAAACGTACATGGCCCGGATGGCGTGCGTTTTTATACCCGAATGAAGACGGCGACCGTCCGCTGGCCCAGCGGCCAACAGACCGTTTCCGAATTCAGTATGCCAACGCTGGGTTAA
- the iolB gene encoding 5-deoxy-glucuronate isomerase has protein sequence MATLLSKCPPEGKGRIQNITPQSAGWEYVGFEVYRLNAGQELNLPADDRERCLVLVSGLASIATAAGTFERIGQRMSPFERIPAYSVYLPHHSPAQVTADTELELAVCSAPGDGGLPVRLITPDQVGVELRGKGRNRRLVHNILPDDRPADSLLVVEVYTDEGDTSSYPSHKHDTPIEGVETYLEETYYHRFDPPQGFCLQRVYTDDRSLDVCMAAYDRDVVQVPKGYHPVATIAGYDNYYLNVMAGPVRQWKFSWEKDHAWVNSAAYPRGK, from the coding sequence ATGGCAACTTTGCTCAGTAAATGCCCTCCCGAAGGTAAAGGGCGTATCCAAAACATTACGCCGCAAAGTGCGGGCTGGGAATACGTCGGCTTTGAGGTTTACCGCCTGAATGCCGGGCAAGAGCTGAACCTGCCCGCAGACGACCGAGAACGCTGCTTAGTCCTGGTTTCCGGCCTGGCAAGCATCGCCACTGCGGCCGGCACCTTTGAACGCATCGGCCAACGCATGAGCCCGTTTGAACGCATCCCGGCCTATTCGGTGTATTTACCCCATCATAGCCCGGCCCAGGTTACCGCCGACACGGAGCTGGAGCTGGCGGTATGCAGCGCCCCCGGTGACGGCGGCCTGCCCGTGCGTTTAATTACGCCCGATCAGGTCGGCGTGGAACTGCGGGGGAAAGGCCGTAACCGGCGGCTGGTGCACAATATCTTGCCGGATGATCGGCCGGCCGATAGCCTGCTGGTAGTCGAAGTTTATACCGATGAAGGGGACACCAGCTCCTACCCAAGCCACAAGCACGATACGCCGATTGAAGGGGTGGAAACCTACCTGGAGGAAACCTATTACCACCGTTTTGATCCGCCGCAGGGCTTCTGCCTGCAGCGCGTTTATACCGACGATCGCAGCCTGGATGTCTGTATGGCGGCCTACGATCGCGATGTGGTGCAGGTACCCAAAGGCTACCACCCGGTGGCGACCATTGCCGGCTATGATAACTACTACCTGAATGTCATGGCCGGGCCAGTGCGCCAATGGAAGTTCAGCTGGGAGAAAGATCACGCCTGGGTGAACTCTGCGGCCTACCCGCGGGGTAAATAA